In a single window of the Anguilla rostrata isolate EN2019 chromosome 4, ASM1855537v3, whole genome shotgun sequence genome:
- the ccdc17 gene encoding uncharacterized protein ccdc17 isoform X5 — protein MEVLGEYKCRNCDMVFRSLALLDKHREHFCIGSDIGDPLVLKRGQPQFMEPEGSNFKGGPKKAETPNFKKREQKNEQARLQRWRERAEDRDWRSRKEEDPGPGGSDSLTLRKLTEEASKEPSPRRPWEQSDRVREMAERHERQLAEIQAHNRRLEQEREEIGRKLAELAGRGNAANLEKLLLELQQQEERNEEALQHIQGQIQTLHQQQGAREAGNRPDSPSFGPHEERKTQHMTFDLFSDGDGRLSSQIRALRLAYMQSGGADPVVLAQMHDLQAEAHMLEWAKPRAQLKGGKRRSKPSHRVLDAELLSVETENQRLEEEILRIRLARERHRGEEAAVGAELQQVQREQIHQMATVQAEIEYLRREVERAKDFPRERRQAPPPPPPPPFPPPPPVLPLDQMPAPPTLEQAGPHNAMQGRPVLDPLESLGPAPYDPGAGFVIFYDLVLGLEATLRTVRLVVGLYAGGHDLGRPTHLPPVPCQPGGGLPYVSAVPAGNFATLSVKQPVPRMQPSSSLALVVEVQAAGGLDPYGQEIQRLVSRGWAQLDLFDAHNQVRSGHWRLPVRALPVRPSLGTAQLNAVPQVGNVELCLRVANARDGDVQSLVNVEPGNAAQYKYPSVVSARPMAFLGNPPPPLTTLKPSANPYLSLLPPTDHVDPPPMEGSNQSEAAAPSRSGPVASGGGGGAEGGMGVVVDRVKGAPPGEGGLRLTGYSQRTGKVLLFGTSGVLCCTSTVLSSIKHGDFIFGEQRISFCPAEPQEDMVLILRFYHWPGGGGVEPGSLVEQKSRAPWERDGVVGNLAKQEECASAWGVIRLTRPVAPAEKRAPGREVTWNTGTHTVPLYHVPVPPAIALTALPDDSLVKPFAPYGNAAARLHIYSGEAPLFPFPPESPLPPHASPEWPQGAYIFRERETPPVRPFLSGDGFDLYIDGARFLPDCVTVSRVTGRIFDRHYNQVGPDISTGIDLNSNIFEPVYNERVEIRCLNMPPSATLLLKLYTVDRFSLRMVLVGWTALGLFVESGSETQPSVDTGALQISLNEGAHQLRLYHTGPDPDKPLCTKALSSASRRVPCATVLVRVAGVPVDEDGRALSRSQVPEADWGKLGLLLPRPGYSEGGYYSSSARPTPGEASLQSAMSHRSVVLVREIASLIAGTTWGAEPESDEEISDWIRQKLSRMMDSRPQPINLSMVSRYVSSAGLKVSVDRALNLPWAAFTLGLCTLSPPAAFYHGPSWVSYDRPTILQQLDFNSSQSSPHWSDGFKSFPRRVHHQHLTAIVHLHEVSVRATHDPAGAQSPRGQETLTYSLGKESWAALPIFTRGYCHTAHYQLPLYQGSPSQAALSALAHGECQLVLEDLRLKGQVQLLKGASVFVRVVDGRRCEELEQSEDKDRDVSQLPPDQMDSYSPQGNRTPLSQLIPPSCTKDSFASKLTAKFTQLVYQTLGPSTELGQQNLLRL, from the exons atggaagtaTTGGGGGAGTACAAGTGTCGTAACTGTGACATGGTTTTTCGGTCCCTCGCACTTCTggacaaacacagagaacactTCTGTATCGGCAGCGACATCGGAGACCCTCTCGTTTTAAAGCGGGGACAGCCCCAGTTTATGGAACCGGAGGGAAGCAACTTCAAAGGAGGGCCAAAAAAGGCGGAGACCCCTAATTTCAAGAAG agagagcagaagaatGAGCAGGCCAGGCTGCAGAGATGGCGGGAACGGGCTGAAGACAGGGACTGGCGGTCTCGGAAAGAGGAGGACCCAGGCCCTGGTGGGTCGGACAGCCTCACCCTGAGGAAGCTCACAGAGGAG GCGTCCAAAGAGCCCAGCCCCAGGAGGCCGTGGGAGCAGAGCGACAGAGTGCGGGAGATGGCCGAGAGACACGAGCGGCAGCTGGCCGAGATTCAGGCGCACAACCGCCggctggagcaggagagggagg AGATTGGGAGGAAGCTGGCGGAGTTGGCGGGCAGGGGCAACGCCGCCAACCTGGAGAAGCtcctgctggagctgcagcagcaggaggagaggaatgAAGAGGCGCTGCAGCACATTCAGGGCCAAATCCAGACtctgcaccagcagcaggg GGCCAGAGAAGCCGGGAACCGCCCGGACTCTCCCAGCTTTGGGCCGCACGAGGAGAGGAAGACGCAGcacatgacctttgacctcttttCCGACGGGGACGGCCGTCTCTCCAGCCAGATTAG AGCGCTGCGGTTGGCCTACATGCAGTCCGGCGGCGCCGACCCGGTGGTTCTGGCCCAGATGCACGACCTGCAGGCTGAGGCGCACATGCTGGAGTGGGCCAAGCCCAGAGCCCAACTCAAGGGCGGGAAAAGGA gatCGAAGCCCTCGCATCGGGTGCTGGACGCCGAGCTGCTGTCGGTGGAGACGGAGAACCagcggctggaggaggagatccTGAGGATCCGGCTGGCCAGGGAGAGgcacagaggggaggagg CAGCAGTCGGGGCTGAACTACAGCAAGTCCAGAGGGAACAAATTCATCAGATGGCAACCGTGCAGGCGGAGATAGAGTATCTTCgcagagaggtggagagggccAAGGACTTCCCCCGAGAGCGCAGGCAGGCtcctcccccgcctcctccgcccccttTCCCACCCCCTCCGCCCGTACTTCCCCTGGATCAGATGCCTGCTCCGCCTACCCTG gaGCAGGCCGGGCCCCACAATGCCATGCAAGGCAGGCCTGTGCTGGACCCCCTGGAATCCCTGGGCCCTGCTCCTTATGACCCTGG GGCGGGCTTCGTGATCTTCTACGACTTGGTCCTGGGCCTGGAGGCCACCCTGCGGACGGTGCGGCTGGTGGTGGGTCTGTACGCCGGAGGTCACGACCTTGGGCGCCCCACCCACCTGCCGCCCGTCCCGTGCCAGCCGGGCGGAGGCCTGCCCTACGTCAGCGCCGTGCCCGCGGGAAACTTCGCCACGCTGTCCGTCAAACAGCCCGTACCCAG GATGCAgccctcttcctccctcgcgctggtggtggaggtgcaggCCGCCGGGGGTCTGGACCCCTACGGCCAGGAGATCCAGCGGCTGGTGTCTCGGGGCTGGGCGCAGCTGGACCTCTTCGACGCGCACAATCAGGTCCGGAGCGGCCACTGGAGGCTGCCCGTCCGCGCGCTCCCCGTCCGGCCCTCCCTCGGCACCGCGCAGCTGAACGCCGTCCCCCAG GTGGGGAACGTGGAGCTTTGCCTGCGGGTGGCCAACGCTCGGGACGGAGACGTGCAGTCCCTGGTGAACGTCGAGCCCGGCAACGCTGCCCAGTATAAATATCCCTCAGTG GTATCTGCTCGACCCATGGCTTTCTTGGGaaacccgccccctcccctcactaCATTAAAGCCTTCAGCCAATCCTtacctttctctccttcccccaaCCGATCACGTGGATCCTCCACCAATGGAGGGATCCAATCagag CGAGGCTGCGGCGCCCTCACGCTCCGGACCTGTGGCGAgcggaggaggtggaggagcagaAGGGGGGATGGGCGTCGTTGTGGACAGAGTGAAGGGGGCGCCCCCGGGAGAAGGCGGGCTGCGGCTGACGGGGTACAGCCAGAGGACCGGTAAG GTGCTGCTGTTCGGAACCTCTGGAGTGCTCTGCTGCACCTCCACGGTGCTGTCCTCCATCAAACACGGGGACTTCATCTTCGGGGAGCAGCGG ATCAGCTTCTGCCCAGCCGAGCCCCAGGAGGACATGGTGCTGATCCTGCGCTTCTACCACTGGCCTGGAGGGGGCGGCGTAGAGCCCGGGAGCCTGGTGGAGCAGAAGAGTCGGGCTCCGTGGGAGCGGGACGGCGTGGTGGGGAACCTCGCCAAGCAGGAGGAGTGCGCGTCCGCCTGGGGGGTGATCAGGCTCACCCGTCCCGTGGCTCCAG CAGAAAAAAGAGCTCCTGGCCGAGAGGTGACATGGAACACCGGCACCCACACGGTGCCCCTTTACCACGTGCCAGTGCCACCCGCCATCGCCCTCACTGCCCTG CCTGATGATAGCCTGGTAAAGCCTTTTGCGCCCTATGGCAATGCTGCGGCCCGTCTGCATATCTACAGTGGGGAGGCGCCTCTCTTCCCGTTCCCCCCagagtcccccctccccccccacgcctcTCCAGAGTGGCCTCAG GGGGCGTACATCTTTCGGGAAAGGGAGACCCCCCCGGTGCGCCCCTTCCTCTCAGGGGACGGGTTTGACCTCTACATCGACGGAGCGCGCTTCCTGCCGGACTGCGTGACCGTCAGCAGGGTCACCGGACGCATCTTCGACCGCCACTACAACCA AGTGGGGCCAGACATTTCCACAGGGATAGACCTGAACAGTAACATCTTCGAGCCGGTTTACAACGAGAGGGTGGAGATTCGCTGCCTGAACATGCCCCCATCAGCAACACTTTTactgaag CTATACACTGTGGACCGTTTCAGTCTGAGAATGGTTCTGGTTGGCTGGACGGCACTCGGGCTGTTTGTGGAGTCCGGCAGTGAGACTCAGCCCAGCGTGGACACTGGTGCACTgcag ATATCGCTGAACGAGGGAGCCCATCAGCTCAGGCTGTACCACACCGGCCCCGACCCTGACAAGCCCCTGTGCACCAAAGCACTGAGCTCAGCCAGCAG GCGGGTGCCCTGTGCGACTGTGCTGGTGCGAGTGGCCGGAGTGCCTGTGGACGAGGACGGGCGAGCCCTGAGCCGAAGCCAGGTGCCCGAGGCCGACTGGGGGAAGCTGGGGCTGCTCCTGCCCCGGCCGGGGTACTCCGAGGGGGGGTATTACTCCAGCTCAGCCAGGCCCACCCCCGGGGAGGCCTCTCTGCAGTCCGCCATGAGCCACCG GTCGGTGGTGCTCGTCCGAGAGATCGCCAGCCTAATCGCCGGAACAACCTGGGGGGCAGAGCCGGAGTCGGACGAAGAGATAAGCGATTGGATCAGGCAGAAGCTGAGCCGCATGATGGACAGCAGGCCCCAGCCAATCAACTTGAGCATGGTCTCCCGCTATGTCAGTTCTGCTGGGCTGAAA GTGTCTGTGGACCGAGCGCTTAACCTGCCTTGGGCGGCCTTCACCCTGGGTCTGTGCACCCTGAGTCCCCCTGCTGCCTTCTACCACGGCCCGTCCTGGGTGTCATACGACCGACCCACCATTCTGCAGCAGCTGGACTTCAACAGCAGTCAGAGCTCCCCCCACTGGTCAGATGGGTTCAAG TCTTTCCCCAGGCGGGTTCACCACCAGCACCTGACCGCCATCGTGCACCTGCATGAGGTTTCCGTGCGGGCCACACACGACCCCGCCGGTGCCCAGTCACCCAGGGGGCAGGAGACCCTGACTTACAGCCTGGGTAAAGAGTCCTGGGCAGCTCTGCCCATCTTCACCCGGGGGTACTGCCATACAGCTCACTACCAGCTGCCCCTATATCAGGGTTCCCCTTCACAG GCTGCACTTAGTGCCCTGGCCCATGGGGAATGCCAGCTGGTCTTGGAAGATCTGAGACTGAAGGGTCAG GTCCAGCTGCTGAAGGGAGCGTCCGTTTTCGTGAGAGTGGTAGACGGCCGTAGGTGTGAAGAGCTGGAGCAGAGTGAGGACAAG GACAGAGACGTCTCCCAGCTGCCCCCAGATCAGATGGACTCGTACAGCCCCCAGGGCAACCGCACCCCCCTCTCACAGCTCATACCCCCCTCCTGCACAAAGGACTCCTTCGCCAGCAAACTCACCGCCAAGTTCACACAG CTCGTTTACCAGACTCTGGGACCCTCCACTGAGCTCGGCCAGCAAAACCTCCTGCGACTGTGA
- the ccdc17 gene encoding uncharacterized protein ccdc17 isoform X1 gives MEVLGEYKCRNCDMVFRSLALLDKHREHFCIGSDIGDPLVLKRGQPQFMEPEGSNFKGGPKKAETPNFKKREQKNEQARLQRWRERAEDRDWRSRKEEDPGPGGSDSLTLRKLTEEFHKLRMSIEESMPTLPTWAAEASKEPSPRRPWEQSDRVREMAERHERQLAEIQAHNRRLEQEREEIGRKLAELAGRGNAANLEKLLLELQQQEERNEEALQHIQGQIQTLHQQQGAREAGNRPDSPSFGPHEERKTQHMTFDLFSDGDGRLSSQIRALRLAYMQSGGADPVVLAQMHDLQAEAHMLEWAKPRAQLKGGKRRSKPSHRVLDAELLSVETENQRLEEEILRIRLARERHRGEEAAVGAELQQVQREQIHQMATVQAEIEYLRREVERAKDFPRERRQAPPPPPPPPFPPPPPVLPLDQMPAPPTLEQAGPHNAMQGRPVLDPLESLGPAPYDPGAGFVIFYDLVLGLEATLRTVRLVVGLYAGGHDLGRPTHLPPVPCQPGGGLPYVSAVPAGNFATLSVKQPVPRMQPSSSLALVVEVQAAGGLDPYGQEIQRLVSRGWAQLDLFDAHNQVRSGHWRLPVRALPVRPSLGTAQLNAVPQVGNVELCLRVANARDGDVQSLVNVEPGNAAQYKYPSVVSARPMAFLGNPPPPLTTLKPSANPYLSLLPPTDHVDPPPMEGSNQSEAAAPSRSGPVASGGGGGAEGGMGVVVDRVKGAPPGEGGLRLTGYSQRTGKVLLFGTSGVLCCTSTVLSSIKHGDFIFGEQRISFCPAEPQEDMVLILRFYHWPGGGGVEPGSLVEQKSRAPWERDGVVGNLAKQEECASAWGVIRLTRPVAPAEKRAPGREVTWNTGTHTVPLYHVPVPPAIALTALPDDSLVKPFAPYGNAAARLHIYSGEAPLFPFPPESPLPPHASPEWPQGAYIFRERETPPVRPFLSGDGFDLYIDGARFLPDCVTVSRVTGRIFDRHYNQVGPDISTGIDLNSNIFEPVYNERVEIRCLNMPPSATLLLKLYTVDRFSLRMVLVGWTALGLFVESGSETQPSVDTGALQISLNEGAHQLRLYHTGPDPDKPLCTKALSSASRRVPCATVLVRVAGVPVDEDGRALSRSQVPEADWGKLGLLLPRPGYSEGGYYSSSARPTPGEASLQSAMSHRSVVLVREIASLIAGTTWGAEPESDEEISDWIRQKLSRMMDSRPQPINLSMVSRYVSSAGLKVSVDRALNLPWAAFTLGLCTLSPPAAFYHGPSWVSYDRPTILQQLDFNSSQSSPHWSDGFKSFPRRVHHQHLTAIVHLHEVSVRATHDPAGAQSPRGQETLTYSLGKESWAALPIFTRGYCHTAHYQLPLYQGSPSQAALSALAHGECQLVLEDLRLKGQVQLLKGASVFVRVVDGRRCEELEQSEDKDRDVSQLPPDQMDSYSPQGNRTPLSQLIPPSCTKDSFASKLTAKFTQLVYQTLGPSTELGQQNLLRL, from the exons atggaagtaTTGGGGGAGTACAAGTGTCGTAACTGTGACATGGTTTTTCGGTCCCTCGCACTTCTggacaaacacagagaacactTCTGTATCGGCAGCGACATCGGAGACCCTCTCGTTTTAAAGCGGGGACAGCCCCAGTTTATGGAACCGGAGGGAAGCAACTTCAAAGGAGGGCCAAAAAAGGCGGAGACCCCTAATTTCAAGAAG agagagcagaagaatGAGCAGGCCAGGCTGCAGAGATGGCGGGAACGGGCTGAAGACAGGGACTGGCGGTCTCGGAAAGAGGAGGACCCAGGCCCTGGTGGGTCGGACAGCCTCACCCTGAGGAAGCTCACAGAGGAG TTTCACAAGCTCAGGATGTCAATCGAGGAGAGCATGCCTACCCTTCCCACATGGGCTGCCGAG GCGTCCAAAGAGCCCAGCCCCAGGAGGCCGTGGGAGCAGAGCGACAGAGTGCGGGAGATGGCCGAGAGACACGAGCGGCAGCTGGCCGAGATTCAGGCGCACAACCGCCggctggagcaggagagggagg AGATTGGGAGGAAGCTGGCGGAGTTGGCGGGCAGGGGCAACGCCGCCAACCTGGAGAAGCtcctgctggagctgcagcagcaggaggagaggaatgAAGAGGCGCTGCAGCACATTCAGGGCCAAATCCAGACtctgcaccagcagcaggg GGCCAGAGAAGCCGGGAACCGCCCGGACTCTCCCAGCTTTGGGCCGCACGAGGAGAGGAAGACGCAGcacatgacctttgacctcttttCCGACGGGGACGGCCGTCTCTCCAGCCAGATTAG AGCGCTGCGGTTGGCCTACATGCAGTCCGGCGGCGCCGACCCGGTGGTTCTGGCCCAGATGCACGACCTGCAGGCTGAGGCGCACATGCTGGAGTGGGCCAAGCCCAGAGCCCAACTCAAGGGCGGGAAAAGGA gatCGAAGCCCTCGCATCGGGTGCTGGACGCCGAGCTGCTGTCGGTGGAGACGGAGAACCagcggctggaggaggagatccTGAGGATCCGGCTGGCCAGGGAGAGgcacagaggggaggagg CAGCAGTCGGGGCTGAACTACAGCAAGTCCAGAGGGAACAAATTCATCAGATGGCAACCGTGCAGGCGGAGATAGAGTATCTTCgcagagaggtggagagggccAAGGACTTCCCCCGAGAGCGCAGGCAGGCtcctcccccgcctcctccgcccccttTCCCACCCCCTCCGCCCGTACTTCCCCTGGATCAGATGCCTGCTCCGCCTACCCTG gaGCAGGCCGGGCCCCACAATGCCATGCAAGGCAGGCCTGTGCTGGACCCCCTGGAATCCCTGGGCCCTGCTCCTTATGACCCTGG GGCGGGCTTCGTGATCTTCTACGACTTGGTCCTGGGCCTGGAGGCCACCCTGCGGACGGTGCGGCTGGTGGTGGGTCTGTACGCCGGAGGTCACGACCTTGGGCGCCCCACCCACCTGCCGCCCGTCCCGTGCCAGCCGGGCGGAGGCCTGCCCTACGTCAGCGCCGTGCCCGCGGGAAACTTCGCCACGCTGTCCGTCAAACAGCCCGTACCCAG GATGCAgccctcttcctccctcgcgctggtggtggaggtgcaggCCGCCGGGGGTCTGGACCCCTACGGCCAGGAGATCCAGCGGCTGGTGTCTCGGGGCTGGGCGCAGCTGGACCTCTTCGACGCGCACAATCAGGTCCGGAGCGGCCACTGGAGGCTGCCCGTCCGCGCGCTCCCCGTCCGGCCCTCCCTCGGCACCGCGCAGCTGAACGCCGTCCCCCAG GTGGGGAACGTGGAGCTTTGCCTGCGGGTGGCCAACGCTCGGGACGGAGACGTGCAGTCCCTGGTGAACGTCGAGCCCGGCAACGCTGCCCAGTATAAATATCCCTCAGTG GTATCTGCTCGACCCATGGCTTTCTTGGGaaacccgccccctcccctcactaCATTAAAGCCTTCAGCCAATCCTtacctttctctccttcccccaaCCGATCACGTGGATCCTCCACCAATGGAGGGATCCAATCagag CGAGGCTGCGGCGCCCTCACGCTCCGGACCTGTGGCGAgcggaggaggtggaggagcagaAGGGGGGATGGGCGTCGTTGTGGACAGAGTGAAGGGGGCGCCCCCGGGAGAAGGCGGGCTGCGGCTGACGGGGTACAGCCAGAGGACCGGTAAG GTGCTGCTGTTCGGAACCTCTGGAGTGCTCTGCTGCACCTCCACGGTGCTGTCCTCCATCAAACACGGGGACTTCATCTTCGGGGAGCAGCGG ATCAGCTTCTGCCCAGCCGAGCCCCAGGAGGACATGGTGCTGATCCTGCGCTTCTACCACTGGCCTGGAGGGGGCGGCGTAGAGCCCGGGAGCCTGGTGGAGCAGAAGAGTCGGGCTCCGTGGGAGCGGGACGGCGTGGTGGGGAACCTCGCCAAGCAGGAGGAGTGCGCGTCCGCCTGGGGGGTGATCAGGCTCACCCGTCCCGTGGCTCCAG CAGAAAAAAGAGCTCCTGGCCGAGAGGTGACATGGAACACCGGCACCCACACGGTGCCCCTTTACCACGTGCCAGTGCCACCCGCCATCGCCCTCACTGCCCTG CCTGATGATAGCCTGGTAAAGCCTTTTGCGCCCTATGGCAATGCTGCGGCCCGTCTGCATATCTACAGTGGGGAGGCGCCTCTCTTCCCGTTCCCCCCagagtcccccctccccccccacgcctcTCCAGAGTGGCCTCAG GGGGCGTACATCTTTCGGGAAAGGGAGACCCCCCCGGTGCGCCCCTTCCTCTCAGGGGACGGGTTTGACCTCTACATCGACGGAGCGCGCTTCCTGCCGGACTGCGTGACCGTCAGCAGGGTCACCGGACGCATCTTCGACCGCCACTACAACCA AGTGGGGCCAGACATTTCCACAGGGATAGACCTGAACAGTAACATCTTCGAGCCGGTTTACAACGAGAGGGTGGAGATTCGCTGCCTGAACATGCCCCCATCAGCAACACTTTTactgaag CTATACACTGTGGACCGTTTCAGTCTGAGAATGGTTCTGGTTGGCTGGACGGCACTCGGGCTGTTTGTGGAGTCCGGCAGTGAGACTCAGCCCAGCGTGGACACTGGTGCACTgcag ATATCGCTGAACGAGGGAGCCCATCAGCTCAGGCTGTACCACACCGGCCCCGACCCTGACAAGCCCCTGTGCACCAAAGCACTGAGCTCAGCCAGCAG GCGGGTGCCCTGTGCGACTGTGCTGGTGCGAGTGGCCGGAGTGCCTGTGGACGAGGACGGGCGAGCCCTGAGCCGAAGCCAGGTGCCCGAGGCCGACTGGGGGAAGCTGGGGCTGCTCCTGCCCCGGCCGGGGTACTCCGAGGGGGGGTATTACTCCAGCTCAGCCAGGCCCACCCCCGGGGAGGCCTCTCTGCAGTCCGCCATGAGCCACCG GTCGGTGGTGCTCGTCCGAGAGATCGCCAGCCTAATCGCCGGAACAACCTGGGGGGCAGAGCCGGAGTCGGACGAAGAGATAAGCGATTGGATCAGGCAGAAGCTGAGCCGCATGATGGACAGCAGGCCCCAGCCAATCAACTTGAGCATGGTCTCCCGCTATGTCAGTTCTGCTGGGCTGAAA GTGTCTGTGGACCGAGCGCTTAACCTGCCTTGGGCGGCCTTCACCCTGGGTCTGTGCACCCTGAGTCCCCCTGCTGCCTTCTACCACGGCCCGTCCTGGGTGTCATACGACCGACCCACCATTCTGCAGCAGCTGGACTTCAACAGCAGTCAGAGCTCCCCCCACTGGTCAGATGGGTTCAAG TCTTTCCCCAGGCGGGTTCACCACCAGCACCTGACCGCCATCGTGCACCTGCATGAGGTTTCCGTGCGGGCCACACACGACCCCGCCGGTGCCCAGTCACCCAGGGGGCAGGAGACCCTGACTTACAGCCTGGGTAAAGAGTCCTGGGCAGCTCTGCCCATCTTCACCCGGGGGTACTGCCATACAGCTCACTACCAGCTGCCCCTATATCAGGGTTCCCCTTCACAG GCTGCACTTAGTGCCCTGGCCCATGGGGAATGCCAGCTGGTCTTGGAAGATCTGAGACTGAAGGGTCAG GTCCAGCTGCTGAAGGGAGCGTCCGTTTTCGTGAGAGTGGTAGACGGCCGTAGGTGTGAAGAGCTGGAGCAGAGTGAGGACAAG GACAGAGACGTCTCCCAGCTGCCCCCAGATCAGATGGACTCGTACAGCCCCCAGGGCAACCGCACCCCCCTCTCACAGCTCATACCCCCCTCCTGCACAAAGGACTCCTTCGCCAGCAAACTCACCGCCAAGTTCACACAG CTCGTTTACCAGACTCTGGGACCCTCCACTGAGCTCGGCCAGCAAAACCTCCTGCGACTGTGA